In a genomic window of Pseudoglutamicibacter albus:
- a CDS encoding GNAT family N-acetyltransferase: MYSRPDVARYLPGEPWTVEVTRDKLTERLAKTDIDGESGALALVIEHDGVAIGSVTLWLTDSEHRQGEIGWVLDPAYGGEGFASEAVRAVLALGFDHYRLHRITAQMDARNSASAALARRVGLRLEAHHVQDWFSKGEWTDTLVYARLASEDALQ; the protein is encoded by the coding sequence CTGTACTCGCGGCCAGATGTTGCCCGCTACCTGCCGGGCGAGCCATGGACTGTAGAAGTCACCCGTGACAAGCTCACCGAACGGCTAGCGAAGACTGATATCGATGGTGAGAGTGGGGCGCTTGCGCTGGTCATCGAGCATGACGGCGTCGCGATCGGGAGTGTCACGCTGTGGCTCACCGATAGTGAGCACCGGCAAGGCGAGATCGGGTGGGTCCTCGACCCGGCGTACGGTGGGGAAGGGTTCGCCAGCGAAGCCGTCCGAGCAGTACTCGCCCTCGGGTTTGACCACTACCGGCTCCATCGCATCACCGCGCAGATGGATGCCCGCAACAGCGCCTCGGCAGCACTGGCTCGTCGTGTCGGGCTCCGGCTCGAAGCACATCACGTCCAGGACTGGTTCAGCAAAGGCGAATGGACCGACACCCTCGTTTATGCGCGGCTGGCTTCTGAAGACGCGCTTCAATGA
- a CDS encoding GNAT family N-acetyltransferase, with protein sequence MLDTTTLPITFENTRLRALSDWDAEAYASGTKDEAVRRFGHLPEPDYTPDSVRRMIREEAAVDLSTGTLAVLALADTETDRFVGSLVLFDVSSETAEVGFWIHPDARGAGHAHRGLELASCFARNSGLRTLTARTLSENHASQRCLTNAGFREVERGVGTTPAGRREELIHYRCDLVPSARWPNGDGAASAPSL encoded by the coding sequence ATGCTGGATACTACCACCCTCCCGATCACCTTTGAGAACACTCGCCTACGCGCCCTGTCCGACTGGGATGCAGAAGCGTATGCATCCGGAACCAAGGACGAAGCTGTGCGGCGCTTCGGCCACCTGCCTGAGCCCGACTACACTCCCGACTCCGTGCGACGGATGATCCGTGAAGAGGCCGCTGTGGACCTGTCGACCGGCACGCTGGCAGTCCTCGCACTTGCTGACACCGAGACGGACCGGTTTGTGGGCTCTTTGGTGCTCTTCGACGTCAGCTCCGAGACTGCCGAGGTCGGGTTCTGGATTCATCCGGATGCGCGGGGAGCGGGGCACGCTCATCGGGGTCTGGAGTTGGCATCGTGTTTCGCACGCAACAGTGGACTGCGAACCTTGACAGCACGCACGCTTTCAGAGAACCACGCCTCTCAGCGATGCTTGACGAACGCAGGTTTCCGTGAAGTGGAACGGGGCGTCGGAACCACACCTGCAGGACGGCGCGAGGAGTTGATCCACTACCGGTGCGATCTCGTGCCCAGCGCCCGGTGGCCTAATGGTGACGGAGCGGCTTCGGCTCCGTCACTATAA
- a CDS encoding TetR/AcrR family transcriptional regulator, translated as MSYWEHRKPVQRLRAVDIGEVARASVGLLDEGGLRALTLRSVAQQVGVAPASLYSRVESVDDLFDLALDTALEDDPVMSDSIRNADLPALMQAFFAHLTAHRWAGRVIGMRAPRGPAYLTLSERMCVLLEQTGTPDPLGTAYRLSNLVIGSALTAPMAPDEKHVTIDPEQAPTYARLHAQHHISPQEILADGISALLASPSKPGAL; from the coding sequence GTGAGCTACTGGGAACACCGCAAACCTGTGCAACGTCTCCGCGCAGTGGACATCGGGGAGGTTGCGAGGGCATCGGTAGGGTTACTGGACGAAGGCGGGTTGAGGGCCCTCACACTGCGCTCTGTGGCGCAACAGGTGGGTGTCGCTCCAGCCAGCCTGTACTCCCGCGTCGAATCCGTCGACGATCTGTTCGACCTCGCCCTCGACACAGCGCTTGAAGACGATCCGGTCATGTCCGACTCGATCCGTAACGCTGACCTTCCTGCCCTGATGCAGGCCTTCTTCGCGCACCTGACAGCCCACCGGTGGGCCGGTCGGGTCATCGGTATGCGCGCTCCCAGGGGCCCGGCGTACCTGACCCTTTCTGAGCGAATGTGCGTCCTACTCGAACAAACAGGCACCCCGGACCCGCTCGGCACTGCCTACCGACTATCCAATTTGGTGATCGGTTCCGCTCTAACTGCTCCGATGGCGCCTGACGAGAAGCATGTCACCATCGACCCTGAGCAAGCTCCGACCTACGCGCGACTCCACGCGCAGCACCACATCAGCCCGCAGGAGATCCTTGCCGACGGAATCAGCGCTCTCCTCGCCTCGCCCTCCAAGCCGGGTGCGCTTTGA
- a CDS encoding VOC family protein codes for MTAFAPTSVILYVTDVEASTIFYRQALNKEPIETFKDFAVFALTDNVIIGLQTRDQIDPAATGTPGSVELSMSYATHDDVDQLYHDWTTLGFPIALEPTTLEFGYTFVATDPDGHRLRVCATDPTNL; via the coding sequence ATGACCGCCTTCGCACCCACTAGCGTGATCCTCTACGTCACCGACGTCGAGGCCAGCACCATCTTCTACCGTCAAGCCCTGAATAAGGAGCCCATCGAGACCTTCAAAGACTTCGCAGTGTTCGCCCTCACCGACAATGTCATCATCGGTCTGCAGACCCGCGACCAGATCGACCCCGCCGCCACCGGCACACCAGGCAGCGTCGAACTATCCATGAGCTACGCCACCCACGATGATGTCGACCAGCTTTACCACGATTGGACAACCCTCGGCTTTCCGATCGCGCTGGAACCCACCACCCTGGAGTTCGGCTACACGTTCGTCGCCACTGACCCCGACGGGCACCGCCTCCGCGTCTGCGCCACCGACCCCACTAATCTTTAG
- a CDS encoding helix-turn-helix transcriptional regulator, translating to MRADRLLSMIWLLRTHGGLSTAELAQRLEVSRRTVLRDVEALSAAGVPVYCERGPHGGVRLMPGYRTDVTALSEDESRALFSAISSWGPDSIGLGDAFASGVRKLLAAVPDAHRNQSLEVASRIVIDPQGWLPQPDALQPGEAFATLEACVFARQRLQLTYRSRQATGAQELIVEPHGLVSAGSDWYLCASTEGTVRFFKAVRIEHAAPLAEPCSGPDLDVAQAWREHRGRFLDQFTPVSVDAWLRAARWDDAREWSIRTKPMDASGSPPGEGWRPVSLEFMDDLHAVTVLLRLGSDVRIEAPDDIKAKLLDHIDQVATLYRS from the coding sequence ATGCGAGCGGATCGGTTGTTGTCGATGATCTGGCTGCTGCGTACCCATGGCGGGCTTTCGACGGCAGAGTTGGCGCAGCGCCTGGAGGTGTCGCGTCGTACCGTGCTGCGGGATGTGGAGGCACTTTCGGCTGCTGGGGTGCCGGTGTACTGCGAGCGCGGCCCCCACGGCGGTGTCCGCCTGATGCCGGGCTACCGCACCGATGTCACAGCGCTATCTGAGGACGAGAGCCGCGCGCTGTTCTCCGCGATCTCATCGTGGGGCCCTGATTCGATTGGCTTGGGTGACGCGTTCGCCTCGGGGGTGCGTAAGCTGCTGGCTGCGGTTCCCGACGCCCATCGTAACCAGAGCCTGGAGGTTGCGTCGCGGATCGTGATTGATCCTCAGGGCTGGTTGCCGCAACCTGATGCGCTGCAACCCGGGGAGGCATTCGCAACCCTCGAAGCCTGCGTGTTCGCCCGTCAGCGGTTGCAGCTGACCTATCGCTCACGCCAAGCCACAGGTGCACAAGAGCTGATCGTGGAGCCGCATGGTCTGGTGTCGGCCGGCAGCGACTGGTATCTATGCGCCAGCACCGAGGGAACGGTGCGGTTCTTCAAGGCAGTCCGTATCGAGCACGCCGCCCCGTTGGCTGAACCGTGCTCCGGACCTGACCTGGATGTGGCCCAAGCATGGCGAGAGCACCGCGGCCGGTTTCTCGACCAGTTCACTCCTGTGAGTGTTGATGCCTGGCTCCGGGCCGCGCGGTGGGACGACGCGCGCGAGTGGAGTATCCGCACCAAGCCGATGGATGCGTCCGGGAGCCCACCGGGTGAGGGGTGGCGGCCCGTGAGCCTGGAGTTCATGGACGACCTGCACGCGGTCACCGTCCTGCTACGCCTCGGCTCGGACGTGCGCATCGAAGCCCCCGACGACATCAAAGCCAAGCTCCTGGACCACATCGATCAGGTCGCCACGCTCTACCGCTCGTGA
- a CDS encoding MFS transporter gives MPAWLFTLLAAAFVLYTDDYVIAGILPELAADLGVTEGQAGQLVTMFSLTVALTAPVAAVVLAAVSRRRLFTTALPVFMAANLAAAATDSFAVLTALRVAAALTAAAMTPALFAFTARHAPAQKVGRYLAIVSLGVTGSISAGVPLGTWIGGVLGWRATFATMAIAGALVFLLVLSTLPRSEETDDTPRLADQFRILRRAPISLGLMANCLLMTDSMMMLTYLAPYLAETTTAGIEERALAFSLSGIAGIGGIWLGGIATDRLGANRTLLIGIGTIVATMIVLWVLWTARPAPLPLVLVVATLWGGMAFWTSPAIQARLHHLAGPVSGQALALNTSGTYLGVAIGAAVGGSILSTAGIGALPLTAAAFGIMAIISLAYTRAVP, from the coding sequence ATGCCTGCTTGGTTGTTCACGTTGCTGGCCGCTGCGTTCGTGCTCTACACCGACGACTACGTGATCGCCGGAATCCTGCCTGAACTCGCGGCCGATCTTGGGGTCACCGAGGGCCAGGCCGGACAACTGGTCACCATGTTCTCCCTGACCGTCGCCCTCACCGCACCGGTCGCGGCAGTCGTTCTCGCGGCGGTGTCACGGCGGAGACTGTTCACGACCGCGTTGCCTGTCTTCATGGCCGCAAACCTCGCCGCCGCGGCCACTGATTCGTTTGCGGTGTTGACGGCGCTGCGCGTTGCCGCTGCGTTGACGGCTGCGGCGATGACCCCGGCGCTGTTCGCGTTCACCGCCCGTCACGCACCAGCGCAGAAGGTCGGCAGGTACCTCGCCATCGTCTCGCTCGGCGTCACTGGATCGATCTCAGCCGGAGTGCCGCTTGGCACCTGGATCGGCGGCGTCCTCGGCTGGCGAGCGACCTTCGCGACGATGGCCATCGCAGGGGCTCTCGTCTTCCTCCTCGTGCTCAGCACCCTGCCCCGCTCCGAGGAAACCGACGACACTCCACGCCTGGCCGATCAGTTCCGCATCCTGCGGCGAGCTCCGATCTCGCTCGGATTGATGGCGAACTGCCTGCTCATGACCGACTCGATGATGATGCTCACATATCTCGCCCCCTACCTGGCCGAGACCACAACAGCAGGCATCGAAGAACGCGCACTCGCCTTCAGCCTCTCCGGGATCGCCGGCATTGGAGGCATCTGGCTCGGCGGGATCGCTACCGACCGCCTCGGCGCGAATCGAACCCTGCTGATCGGTATCGGCACGATCGTCGCCACGATGATCGTCCTTTGGGTGCTCTGGACAGCGAGACCCGCTCCACTGCCGCTCGTGCTGGTCGTCGCGACGCTGTGGGGCGGCATGGCGTTCTGGACCTCCCCAGCAATCCAAGCCCGCCTGCACCACCTCGCCGGTCCCGTCTCGGGCCAAGCGCTGGCGCTGAACACTTCCGGCACTTACCTCGGGGTTGCCATCGGAGCCGCGGTTGGGGGCAGCATCCTCTCAACCGCTGGTATCGGAGCTCTCCCTCTCACAGCTGCAGCTTTCGGGATCATGGCAATCATTTCGCTCGCCTACACACGTGCTGTCCCATGA
- a CDS encoding TetR/AcrR family transcriptional regulator gives MPARIDPEQRRQQVIEAAFRLVVAEGMEGVSLRKVADESGLNIGSVRHYFDGHHDLLTAAAEEAGARMGRRLAAHPAEGLRGLTREAALDALQTLVETVMPVDEPRRDEAIVVVELIMASRTMPVFRVMSARMAADLHAVLRDALDSLDVPDADLAAAQLSAVIGGLTLDTVTPHGGLSVERLRAVLRAHLRMLLANARHG, from the coding sequence ATGCCCGCACGGATCGACCCGGAGCAGCGTCGTCAGCAGGTCATCGAGGCGGCATTCCGCCTCGTGGTGGCCGAAGGCATGGAGGGCGTGTCGCTGAGGAAGGTCGCTGACGAGTCCGGTTTGAACATCGGCTCGGTGCGACACTACTTCGACGGACATCACGATCTGCTCACTGCTGCGGCGGAGGAGGCGGGTGCCCGGATGGGTCGCCGTCTTGCCGCCCATCCGGCCGAAGGACTGCGCGGGCTCACACGTGAGGCGGCGCTCGACGCCCTGCAAACCTTGGTCGAGACCGTCATGCCGGTCGATGAGCCACGGCGGGACGAGGCGATCGTGGTGGTCGAACTGATCATGGCCTCCCGAACGATGCCGGTGTTCCGCGTGATGTCCGCGCGCATGGCCGCCGACCTTCACGCGGTCCTGCGCGACGCACTCGACTCCCTCGACGTGCCGGACGCTGACCTCGCTGCGGCGCAGCTCTCCGCCGTGATCGGCGGGCTGACTCTGGACACCGTGACGCCACACGGCGGTCTGAGCGTCGAACGCTTGCGAGCCGTCCTGCGGGCACATCTGCGGATGCTGCTCGCGAACGCGCGTCACGGGTGA
- a CDS encoding ATP-binding cassette domain-containing protein codes for MVHLDVASVTYTLADGRPLLRDTSLAVSGGERVALIGANGAGKSTLLRIVTGELSPDSGTVTRDGSLGVMRQFVTGSTVGKLLLSVAQPAIRDAAVQLARSEALMKEQGTTQSQIAYASAVAAWGEVGGYDAEVLWDVCTVAALGVPFERCRHRSLSTLSGGEQKRLALEALLRGPDDLLLLDEPDNSLDVPGKRWVEERLRATGKGVLYVSHDRELLARTATSLVTLELGAAGNTTWTHPGGFDTYYRARGQRFQRLDELRRRWDEEHAKLRSLMLMYKQKAAYNSDMASRYRAAQTRLTRFEEAGPPQEQPREQRLQIRLHGGRTGKRVVTCEALELTGLMRAFDFEAYFGDRVGVLGSNGSGKSHFLRLLAAGGTEPAPGQEPVTDARIEPVPHGGTARLGARVRPGWFAQNRSRPDLASRTLLDILHRGDEHRTGLPREDASRVLARYGLAKSAEQLFDSLSGGQQARFQVLLLELGGATMLLLDEPTDNLDLVSAEALQHALRAFEGTVLAVTHDRWFARDFDRYLVFGADGDVYESSEPVWDEAGVIRERK; via the coding sequence ATGGTTCATCTTGATGTCGCGTCTGTGACGTACACGCTGGCCGATGGTCGACCGCTGCTGCGCGATACCTCGCTGGCAGTGAGCGGGGGCGAGCGGGTGGCCCTGATCGGCGCGAACGGCGCCGGGAAGAGTACGCTGCTGCGGATCGTAACTGGCGAACTTTCGCCGGACTCCGGCACGGTAACCCGTGACGGAAGCTTGGGTGTGATGCGCCAGTTCGTCACCGGCTCAACAGTCGGCAAACTCCTGTTGTCGGTCGCACAGCCTGCGATCCGCGATGCTGCCGTACAGCTCGCACGCTCTGAGGCCCTGATGAAGGAGCAGGGCACCACTCAATCGCAGATAGCGTACGCGTCGGCAGTCGCAGCATGGGGCGAGGTGGGCGGCTATGACGCCGAGGTGTTGTGGGACGTCTGCACGGTCGCCGCTCTCGGGGTGCCCTTCGAGCGGTGTCGCCACCGGTCGTTGTCAACATTGTCTGGTGGTGAGCAAAAGCGGCTCGCGCTGGAGGCGCTGCTGCGAGGCCCGGACGATCTGCTGCTGCTGGATGAGCCGGACAACTCCCTGGACGTGCCGGGCAAACGCTGGGTGGAAGAGCGGTTGCGCGCGACGGGCAAGGGCGTGCTCTACGTGAGCCACGACCGTGAGCTGCTGGCCCGGACGGCGACCTCGCTCGTGACGCTGGAACTCGGCGCGGCGGGCAACACCACATGGACGCATCCTGGCGGGTTCGATACCTACTACCGTGCGCGGGGACAGCGGTTCCAGCGGTTGGACGAGCTGCGCCGCCGCTGGGACGAAGAGCACGCGAAACTGCGCTCGCTCATGCTCATGTACAAGCAGAAGGCCGCTTACAACTCCGACATGGCCTCCCGGTATCGGGCAGCGCAGACCCGGCTGACCCGGTTCGAGGAGGCCGGGCCTCCGCAAGAACAGCCTCGCGAGCAACGCCTTCAGATCCGGCTGCACGGTGGGCGGACCGGGAAGCGTGTTGTGACCTGCGAGGCGCTGGAGCTGACGGGCCTGATGCGCGCGTTCGACTTCGAGGCGTACTTCGGTGATCGAGTAGGGGTGCTCGGCTCGAACGGGTCGGGCAAGTCGCACTTCCTGCGCCTGCTCGCGGCCGGGGGCACTGAGCCCGCACCGGGCCAGGAGCCCGTGACCGATGCGAGGATCGAACCCGTGCCGCACGGCGGCACAGCACGGCTCGGTGCGAGGGTACGGCCGGGATGGTTTGCTCAGAATCGCAGCCGGCCCGACCTCGCCAGCCGCACACTGCTGGACATCCTGCACCGCGGTGATGAGCACCGTACTGGCCTTCCGCGAGAGGACGCCTCGCGGGTACTCGCGCGCTACGGGCTGGCGAAGTCCGCAGAGCAACTCTTCGACTCGCTCTCGGGCGGGCAACAGGCAAGGTTCCAGGTACTGCTGCTGGAACTCGGCGGAGCGACGATGCTGCTGCTGGACGAACCGACCGACAACCTCGATCTTGTTTCCGCCGAGGCTCTCCAGCACGCACTCAGGGCGTTTGAGGGCACGGTTCTGGCCGTAACTCATGATCGTTGGTTTGCCCGAGACTTCGATCGCTATCTCGTCTTCGGAGCCGACGGAGACGTCTACGAGAGCAGCGAGCCCGTGTGGGACGAGGCCGGCGTCATCAGGGAGAGGAAGTAA
- a CDS encoding DMT family transporter — MRWFMCVAFVVAWSSGFVGATLADRTGLGAWSLLAWRYLMTALLLVVGCLLVPSVRDSFRALSRREVWQQVVLAVLSHVFFLGGVFLAAEQGLDAGVSALVCALQPLLVTAAGRIFFGDRVSILQWVGLLIALVGVALSVGGISAAGVGGVGLVVVSLLGLSMASLLERSWKPQVPVVTSLTVQVSVAAVIFSGIALLTDGLAVQVTGVLVLAISWLVLLSGLGGYATFIWCLRQVGATRTSTLLYLTAPVTMLWAWSFFGQQPSLLQWIGLAVVLGGVGLATRRTNHREEDTA, encoded by the coding sequence ATGCGATGGTTTATGTGTGTGGCGTTCGTGGTGGCGTGGAGTTCCGGGTTTGTCGGGGCGACGTTGGCGGACCGGACAGGCCTGGGGGCGTGGTCCCTGCTGGCCTGGCGCTATCTGATGACGGCCCTTCTACTGGTCGTCGGGTGTCTCCTGGTTCCTTCGGTGCGTGATTCTTTCCGCGCGCTGAGCCGACGCGAGGTGTGGCAGCAGGTCGTCCTGGCCGTCTTGTCTCACGTGTTCTTCCTGGGCGGTGTGTTCCTGGCTGCTGAACAGGGGCTTGATGCCGGCGTGTCTGCGCTGGTGTGTGCACTCCAGCCGCTGCTCGTGACCGCGGCGGGGCGCATTTTCTTCGGTGACCGAGTCAGCATCCTCCAGTGGGTTGGCCTGCTCATCGCTCTGGTTGGCGTCGCTTTGAGCGTGGGAGGCATCAGCGCAGCGGGGGTGGGAGGCGTGGGCCTGGTGGTAGTGAGCCTGCTGGGACTGTCCATGGCCTCATTGCTGGAACGCTCGTGGAAGCCCCAGGTGCCCGTGGTGACCAGCCTGACCGTGCAAGTGAGCGTTGCGGCCGTGATCTTCAGCGGCATAGCCCTCCTGACCGACGGGCTTGCAGTGCAGGTCACGGGGGTACTGGTGCTGGCAATCAGCTGGCTGGTTCTCCTGTCTGGCCTCGGCGGCTACGCCACGTTCATCTGGTGCCTACGCCAGGTGGGAGCCACCAGGACCAGCACTCTGCTCTACCTGACTGCACCGGTCACAATGCTGTGGGCGTGGTCCTTCTTCGGCCAGCAGCCCTCGCTCCTGCAGTGGATTGGGCTTGCGGTCGTCCTGGGTGGCGTCGGCCTCGCGACCAGACGCACCAACCACCGTGAGGAAGACACGGCCTGA
- a CDS encoding TetR/AcrR family transcriptional regulator yields the protein MHIDLEVFEPVDTTPVGHRVLDAASELFRDHGIRATGVDSIVERAETTKRTLYQRYGSKDRLVACYLQQRAHVWQGKLLEALTGASPAEALEVVYRHTARWATGTPRGCAFVNAWAEIGASEHEAGDFVRAEKAWMLALFTQIAGGDENTGALLHLLHEGAQVTASIQGDPRVFAQACAASQELLAQR from the coding sequence ATGCACATCGACCTCGAGGTCTTCGAGCCTGTCGACACCACACCGGTCGGCCACAGGGTTCTCGATGCTGCCTCGGAACTCTTCCGCGACCACGGAATCAGGGCCACCGGTGTTGACAGCATCGTCGAACGCGCTGAGACCACGAAGAGGACCTTGTATCAGCGCTACGGGTCCAAGGATCGGCTGGTCGCCTGTTACCTCCAACAACGCGCGCACGTCTGGCAGGGCAAACTCCTGGAAGCCTTGACCGGCGCCTCCCCAGCCGAAGCCCTGGAGGTCGTCTACCGGCACACTGCTCGGTGGGCGACCGGCACCCCTCGCGGTTGTGCCTTCGTGAACGCTTGGGCCGAGATCGGTGCCAGCGAGCATGAGGCAGGCGATTTCGTTCGGGCGGAGAAGGCCTGGATGTTGGCCTTGTTCACGCAGATCGCCGGTGGCGATGAGAACACCGGCGCCCTCCTGCACCTGCTCCATGAAGGTGCCCAGGTCACCGCGTCGATCCAGGGCGACCCACGGGTGTTCGCTCAAGCCTGCGCCGCATCACAGGAACTCTTGGCCCAACGGTGA
- a CDS encoding ABC transporter ATP-binding protein — MNVSESPSNGIDDAKSGNAAVPFREGIALLWSYSRPHLRTLIIGVLLGLFATAIALATPMVTKWVLDSLGTNLDLTGPVTVLVLILIVGVIANLAQSVLLGRLSERIVLDARRGLVSRFLLAKLEQIQRFRSGELVTRVTSDTLLLREATTNSLVQLINGLVSLVGTIVLMAILDWPLLLATLLALVVVGVLFGVLVPQIGKADKRAQDAIGDLGATLEGGVRALRTVKSSRAEHREIARVNAKAEESARHAIRSVWFSALAWSVAGGGVQLAIIVILGLGAGRVALGELAVSTLVAFLMYAFNIVDPITSLAGAFSTLQSGLAAAARIRETEHLELEDTHARPADAPAPVSHPDTPVLTLRAVTAGYADAETPALRDITLAIPRKGHIALVGPSGAGKTTVFSLLLRFIDPTSGRLELNGVPYEHLSIDDVRSGIAYVEQETPVIPGTVRDNVLFRVPDATDDEAWEALASVRLDQKIRSLNGGLDTNVAETSLSGGERQRLAVARALVRRPNVLLLDEATAQLDATTEAAIQNLIATASREGAVVTIAHRLSTVLDADQIIVLENGQVRDAGTHRDLLSRDTLYQEFISALHIHTSADLPPAET, encoded by the coding sequence ATGAACGTCTCTGAATCTCCGAGTAACGGCATCGACGACGCGAAGTCGGGCAACGCTGCGGTCCCGTTCCGGGAAGGTATCGCGCTGTTGTGGTCGTACTCGCGCCCACATCTTCGAACCCTCATCATTGGTGTGTTGCTGGGGTTGTTCGCAACGGCGATCGCGCTCGCGACACCGATGGTCACCAAGTGGGTGCTCGACTCGCTCGGCACTAATCTCGATCTCACAGGTCCAGTCACGGTCCTGGTGCTGATCCTGATCGTCGGAGTCATCGCGAACCTCGCCCAGAGCGTGCTACTGGGTAGGCTCTCAGAGCGCATCGTGCTAGATGCTCGCCGTGGCCTGGTCAGTCGATTCTTGCTGGCGAAGCTGGAGCAGATTCAGCGCTTCCGGTCCGGCGAACTCGTCACCCGCGTCACCAGCGACACGCTGCTTTTGCGGGAGGCGACGACGAATAGTCTCGTGCAACTCATCAACGGCCTGGTATCCCTGGTCGGAACCATTGTGTTGATGGCGATCCTCGATTGGCCTCTCCTGCTGGCCACGCTCCTCGCGCTGGTCGTGGTCGGCGTCTTGTTCGGTGTGCTCGTTCCGCAGATCGGTAAAGCTGACAAACGCGCACAGGACGCCATCGGAGATCTTGGTGCGACGTTGGAGGGCGGGGTGCGAGCCTTGCGTACCGTGAAATCCAGCCGCGCCGAGCACCGCGAGATCGCACGGGTGAACGCAAAAGCCGAAGAATCTGCCCGGCACGCGATCCGATCGGTCTGGTTCTCGGCACTGGCGTGGTCGGTCGCGGGCGGCGGGGTGCAGCTGGCGATCATCGTCATCCTCGGCCTCGGCGCAGGACGAGTCGCGCTCGGCGAGCTTGCCGTGTCCACTCTTGTCGCATTCCTCATGTATGCCTTCAACATCGTTGACCCGATCACCTCACTGGCCGGGGCATTCTCCACCCTCCAGAGTGGCCTCGCCGCCGCCGCACGCATTCGCGAAACCGAACACCTCGAACTCGAAGACACGCACGCTCGCCCCGCCGATGCACCTGCTCCTGTGAGCCATCCTGATACCCCGGTGCTTACGCTCCGTGCGGTCACAGCAGGCTACGCCGACGCAGAAACCCCCGCGCTGCGCGACATTACTCTCGCCATCCCGCGCAAGGGGCACATCGCACTCGTCGGCCCGTCCGGAGCGGGAAAGACCACCGTCTTCTCACTACTACTCCGTTTCATCGACCCCACCTCAGGGCGACTCGAACTGAACGGTGTCCCGTACGAGCACTTGAGCATCGATGATGTCAGGTCAGGCATCGCCTACGTCGAACAAGAAACCCCTGTGATCCCCGGCACCGTTCGTGACAACGTGCTCTTCCGTGTGCCCGACGCCACCGATGACGAAGCATGGGAAGCACTTGCCTCGGTACGCCTCGATCAGAAGATTCGATCCCTCAATGGCGGGCTGGACACTAACGTTGCCGAGACCAGTCTCTCCGGTGGGGAGCGTCAACGCCTTGCCGTCGCACGAGCCCTGGTTCGCCGCCCGAACGTGCTCCTGCTGGATGAGGCTACCGCCCAGCTCGACGCGACTACCGAAGCGGCCATCCAGAACCTCATCGCCACCGCTTCACGGGAAGGCGCGGTCGTCACCATCGCACACCGCTTATCCACCGTGCTCGATGCAGACCAGATCATCGTCCTCGAAAACGGTCAGGTGCGAGACGCAGGAACCCACCGCGACCTCCTCAGTCGTGACACCCTCTACCAAGAGTTCATCTCCGCACTACACATTCACACAAGCGCCGACCTTCCCCCGGCCGAAACGTAA
- a CDS encoding TetR/AcrR family transcriptional regulator, whose translation MARPREFDTAALLQQAGELFIRRGFTATSIDEVVKTTGVVRGSLYSIFGSKQGIFVAALKHAAGEHSDGDSSAPEVLLDLLNVAVFEIAPHNRDVADLVQRIIDANGITAQALGQRALERACLTEATG comes from the coding sequence ATGGCAAGACCACGGGAGTTTGATACCGCGGCTCTCCTGCAGCAGGCGGGTGAGTTGTTCATTAGGCGGGGTTTCACGGCGACCTCGATCGACGAGGTCGTAAAAACCACAGGGGTGGTGAGGGGCAGCCTGTATTCGATCTTCGGTTCGAAGCAAGGCATTTTCGTTGCGGCCCTCAAGCATGCGGCAGGAGAACACAGCGATGGCGACAGCTCGGCTCCTGAGGTGTTGCTTGACCTGCTCAACGTCGCTGTTTTTGAGATCGCACCCCACAACCGTGACGTCGCGGATTTGGTTCAGCGCATCATCGACGCCAATGGGATTACAGCTCAAGCGCTTGGTCAGCGAGCGCTCGAGCGGGCTTGCCTCACCGAGGCAACCGGCTAG
- a CDS encoding antibiotic biosynthesis monooxygenase family protein — protein MTFVNITALTYPEGAEAEIEQRFAARKKAVDTAEGFQGFELLRPQIGEDRYFVVTRWETREHFQAWLDARPARDHGDDEQRGMSVELLGFDVVPFNE, from the coding sequence ATGACGTTCGTCAACATCACGGCACTCACATACCCTGAAGGGGCCGAAGCCGAGATCGAGCAGCGTTTCGCTGCACGGAAGAAAGCTGTGGACACCGCTGAAGGTTTCCAAGGGTTTGAACTGTTGCGTCCGCAGATCGGGGAGGACCGCTACTTTGTTGTGACCCGTTGGGAAACCCGCGAGCACTTCCAGGCATGGCTTGATGCGCGCCCGGCCCGCGATCACGGCGACGATGAGCAGCGCGGCATGAGCGTGGAACTGCTCGGCTTCGACGTCGTCCCATTCAACGAGTAG